Proteins from one Streptosporangium becharense genomic window:
- the pfkB gene encoding 1-phosphofructokinase, with protein sequence MIVTLTLNPSLDRTIEIGSLSRGAVIRAAATRLDPGGKGVNVSRALLANRIRSRAVVPFGGDEGRQLVSLLSAEGIDMVTVPVSGPTRSNVALAEPDGTVTKINEPGTALSPAELDTVAEVVLSAAGSADWVVASGSLPPEVPSDVYARLCRRFGGAGINVAVDTSGPALAAAVAASPALVKPNREELGEVTGMAIMSLGDAIEAARRLRDRGARTVLASLGPDGAVLLQDDRVWYGECPVAEPRSTVGAGDAMLAGFLAAGARGEAAFVEALAWATAAVGLPGSRMPSPGDIRRDDVRVTGADPALPLRSGG encoded by the coding sequence GTGATCGTCACATTGACCCTCAACCCCAGCCTGGACCGCACGATCGAGATCGGCTCGCTGAGCCGCGGCGCCGTCATCCGGGCCGCCGCCACCCGCCTCGATCCCGGCGGCAAGGGGGTGAACGTCTCCCGGGCGCTGCTCGCCAACCGGATCCGTTCCCGCGCGGTCGTCCCCTTCGGCGGCGACGAGGGACGGCAGCTGGTGAGCCTGCTCTCGGCGGAGGGCATCGACATGGTCACCGTCCCGGTCTCCGGGCCGACCCGCTCCAACGTCGCCCTGGCCGAACCGGACGGCACCGTCACCAAGATCAACGAGCCGGGGACGGCCCTGTCGCCCGCCGAGCTCGACACCGTCGCCGAGGTCGTGCTCAGCGCCGCCGGCTCGGCGGACTGGGTGGTCGCCTCCGGCAGTCTCCCGCCCGAGGTGCCCTCCGACGTCTACGCCCGGCTGTGCCGCCGCTTCGGCGGCGCCGGGATCAACGTCGCGGTGGACACCAGCGGGCCCGCGCTCGCCGCGGCCGTCGCCGCGTCCCCCGCGCTCGTCAAGCCGAACCGGGAGGAGCTGGGCGAGGTGACGGGGATGGCCATCATGTCGCTGGGCGACGCGATCGAGGCCGCGCGGAGGCTGCGGGACCGCGGCGCCCGCACCGTCCTGGCCAGCCTGGGCCCGGACGGCGCGGTCCTCCTCCAGGACGACCGGGTCTGGTACGGCGAGTGCCCGGTGGCCGAGCCGCGCAGCACCGTCGGCGCGGGCGACGCCATGCTCGCCGGATTCCTCGCCGCCGGGGCCCGCGGCGAGGCCGCGTTCGTCGAGGCGCTGGCCTGGGCGACCGCCGCGGTGGGGCTTCCGGGCAGCCGGATGCCCTCCCCCGGTGACATACGGCGCGATGACGTCCGCGTCACCGGAGCCGACCCCGCCCTGCCGCTGAGGTCCGGGGGCTGA